A genomic region of Rhipicephalus sanguineus isolate Rsan-2018 chromosome 3, BIME_Rsan_1.4, whole genome shotgun sequence contains the following coding sequences:
- the LOC119385307 gene encoding uncharacterized protein LOC119385307 produces MRSLPEDLAIQYRKRTKTGADAADSAVQSRDEQVKAILKFLQVEVESREESRASREKATSGRPSTNRKAADISPPPYLPSALALTARSSSPGATSRPAQTICPLCGISGHLTRDCRAALSAEEKHRRLSSNSCCFRCGKPGHIARNCRTAAWLKCDRCSGRHICALCDIWGRRGSDSPQPNRAENRQAATQREKHVTTAPASSTRSSSVLLPTATVWASGNRGCVPVRLLLDTGSQRTFIRKDLSQQLCLPSTEYEEMDVYTFGGSKHPRHYQCRRVNVTLCGRTEPIVVDLEALGVPEVCTVKGPALDPNVINMMRDRNLVFADELQGDQSQDSTISVLIGSDHYWRVVTGRVERFTDNLCAVETIFGWIVQGMCANAYFPSSRRTISATALFLACSDDWRTEVRPGDPSEMWRLDAIGITDGQEDDVNKHPALVHFRSAVHKNAGRYVIPLMTKTQGLTSCSNRSVAETRLKRQFQRFEHDPEVLKEYHATTSEGFDEGHAERVVPSAPLHLPHHAVVRREAVPTKVRAVFDASSHEYGEASLDDMLDKGTDWEEPLPPDVEDLWKKKASNIISFLAFAFNVASH; encoded by the coding sequence atgcgctcattgccagaggaccTGGCGATCCAGTACCGAAAGCGCACTAAGACCGGCGCAGACGCCGCGGACTCTGCAGTCCAATCGAGAGACGAGCAGGTCAAGGCAatcttgaagttccttcaagtGGAAGTCGAAAGTAGAGAGGAGAGTCGAGCGTCACGCGAGAAGGCCACTTCAGGGAGACCGTCGACGAACCGCAAGGCTGCGGACATCTCACCACCGCCATATCTACCGTCCGCTCTAGCCCTGACAGCACGGTCATCATCGCCAGGTGCCACTTCAAGGCCTGCACAGACAATATGTCCCCTCTGCGGCATATCAGGCCACTTGACGCGTGATTGCCGGGCCGCGCTATCCGCAGAAGAAAAGCACCGGCGCCTTTCCAGCAATAGCTGCTGCTTCAGGTGCGGGAAGCCAGGGCACATTGCTCGCAATTGCCGAACCGCAGCCTGGCTTAAGTGCGACCGATGCTCAGGACGCCATATTTGTGCTCTGTGCGACATCTGGGGCCGACGAGGATCCGACAGTCCACAACCGAATAGAGCTGAAAACCGACAGGCGGCCACACAGCGAGAAAAGCACGTAACAACTGCTCCTGCTAGCAGCACGCGTTCGTCGTCGGTGTTGCTACCAACAGCCACAGTGTGGGCATCCGGAAACCGTGGCTGTGTACCAGTGCGACTgctgcttgacaccggcagccaacgaaCGTTCATCCGAAAAGACTTGTCGCAGCAGCTTTGCCTGCCTTCCACTGAATATGAAGAGATGGATGTCTATACATTCGGTGGGTCAAAACACCCACGACATTACCAGTGCCGAAGGGTGAACGTCACGCTCTGTGGACGTACTGAGCCGATCGTCGTCGATCTTGAAGCTTTGGGGGTGCCAGAGGTCTGCACAGTAAAGGGTCCCGCTTTAGATCCAAACGTTATCAATATGATGCGTGACCGCAATCTGGTCTTTGCTGATGAACTTCAAGGGGACCAATCTCAAGACTCTACGATAAGCGTTTTGATCGGTTCAGACCACTACTGGAGGGTAGTGACCGGACGCGTCGAGCGCTTCACCGACAATCTGTGTGCAGTTGAGACCATATTTGGCTGGATTGTTCAAGGAATGTGCGCTAACGCCTATTTTCCTTCATCACGGCGAACCATCAGTGCAACCGCCTTGTTCCTGGCTTGTTCCGACGACTGGCGCACTGAAGTCCGACCTGGAGACCCATCAGAGATGTGGCGCTTGGACGCCATCGGTATAACTGACggacaagaagacgacgtcaACAAGCACCCAGCGCTCGTCCACTTTCGTAGCGCGGTACACAAGAACGCAGGACGCTACGTAATACCGCTCATGACCAAGACGCAAGGTCTCACGTCTTGTAGTAACCGAAGTGTAGCTGAAACCAGACTCAAGCGTCAGTTTCAGCGGTTCGAACATGACCCAGAAGTTCTGAAGGAGTACCATGCCACTACCAGCGAGGGCTTTGATGAAGGCCATGCAGAGCGAGTAGTGCCGTCTGCACCCCTTCACCTGCCTCATCATGCGGTAGTCCGACGTGAGGCCGTGCCTACAAAGGTCCGCGCCGTGTTCGATGCCTCATCCCACGAATACGGTGAAGCGTCTTTGGACGACATGCTCGATAAAGGCACCGATTGGGAGGAGCCTCTACCacctgacgtcgaggacttgtggAAGAAGAAGGCATCAAACATCATCAGCTTTCTGGCCTTCGCATTCAACGTTGCCTCTCACTGA